In Suricata suricatta isolate VVHF042 chromosome 14, meerkat_22Aug2017_6uvM2_HiC, whole genome shotgun sequence, one DNA window encodes the following:
- the SCARF2 gene encoding scavenger receptor class F member 2: MVPSLSVGPPSTLIISTLWTEVSGRSQENSPALQELCVGDQSGQLVALTRAVFGLAFLGRFRGPGGRRSFPPRASSKFAPKFASGRVGAGAARKGGSAARGWGAGPARCPGARGPPSPLLPPLLLLLLLWLLPGPAASQELNPRGRNVCRAPGSQEPTCCAGWKQQGDECGVAVCEGNSTCSENEVCVRPGECRCRHGYFGANCDTKCPRQFWGPDCKELCICHPHGQCEDVTGQCTCHARRWGARCEHACQCQHGVCHPRSGVCRCEPGWWGAQCASACYCSATSRCDPQTGACLCHAGWWGRSCNNQCACNTSPCEQQSGRCQCRERTFGARCERYCQCFRGRCHPVDGTCACEPGYRGKYCREPCPAGFYGLGCRRRCGQCKGQQPCTVAEGRCLTCEPGWNGTKCDQPCATGFYGEGCSHRCPPCRDGHACNHVTGKCTRCNAGWIGDRCETKCSNGTYGEDCAFVCADCGSGHCDFQSGRCLCSPGVHGPHCNLTCPPGLHGVDCAQACSCHEDSCDPVTGACRLETNQRKGVMGAGALLALLLGLLLSLLGCCCACRGKDPTRRELQLGRKKAPQRLCGRFSRISMKLPRIPLRRQKLPKVVVAHHDLDNTLNCSFLEPPSGLEQPSPSWSSRASFSSFDTTDEGPVYCVPHEETATESQDAEPPTAPSEALASSPAPVTTLASAEEATPLPASSDSERSASSVEGPGGALYARVARREARPARARGEAGGLSLSPSPERRKPPPPDPATKPKVSWIHGKHGAAAAARGPREKPAPPQKAKRSVLPASSARASPAPEIPGPEKAAAGAPAPDTPRKKTPIQKPPRKKSREAAGDLGRAGAPTL, encoded by the exons ATGGTTCCAAGTCTCTCCGTTGGCCCACCTTCCACTCTGATCATCTCCAC GCTTTGGACCGAGGTGAGCGGAAGGAGCCAAGAGAACAGCCCAGCTCTACAAGAGCTTTGCGTCGGGGACCAAAGTGGCCAACTTGTGGCCTTGACCCGGGCAGTCTTCGGGCTGGCCTTTCTCGGTCGGTTCCGAGGTCCTGGGGGCCGACGGAGCTTCC CTCCGCGGGCCTCCTCCAAGTTCGCCCCCAAGTTTGCTAGCGGCCGCGTGGGGGCGGGGGCCGCGCGGAAGGGCGGCAGCGCGGCCAGAGG CTGGGGGGCCGGGCCGGCGCGATGCCCGGGAGCCAGGGGGCCGCCGTCGCCGCTGCTGCcaccgctgctgctgctgctgctgctctggctGCTGCCCGGCCCCGCGGCGTCTCAGGAGCTGAACCCGCGCGGCCGCAACGTGTGCCGCGCTCCCGG CTCCCAGGAGCCTACATGCTGCGCCGGCTGGAAGCAGCAGGGGGACGAGTGTGGGGTCG CGGTGTGTGAAGGCAACTCCACGTGTTCAGAGAATGAGGTGTGCGTGCGGCCGGGCGAGTGCCGCTGCCGCCATGGCTACTTCGGTGCCAACTGCGACACCA AGTGCCCGCGCCAGTTCTGGGGCCCCGACTGCAAGGAGCTGTGTATCTGCCACCCGCATGGGCAGTGCGAGGATGTGACAGGCCAGTGTACGTGTCACGCGCGGCGCTGGGGCGCACGCTGCGAACATGCGTGCCAGTGCCAGCACGGCGTGTGCCACCCGAGGAGCGGCGTGTGTCGCTGTGAGCCTGGTTGGTGGGGCGCGCAGTGCGCTAGCGCGTGCTACTGCAGTGCCACGTCGCGCTGCGACCCACAGACGGGCGCGTGCCTGTGCCACGCAGGCTGGTGGGGCCGCAGCTGCAACAATCAGTGTGCCTGCAACACGTCGCCGTGCGAGCAACAGAGCGGTCGCTGCCAGTGCCGCGAGCGCACATTCGGCGCGCGCTGCGAGCGCTACTGCCAGTGCTTTCGCGGCCGCTGCCACCCTGTGGACGGCACGTGCGCCTGCGAGCCGGGCTACCGCGGCAAGTACTGCCGGGAGCCGTGCCCTGCCGGCTTCTACGGCCTGGGCTGCCGCCGCCG ATGCGGCCAGTGCAAGGGCCAGCAGCCTTGCACTGTAGCCGAGGGCCGCTGCCTGACCTGCGAGCCCGGCTGGAACGGCACCAAGTGTGACCAGCCGTGCGCCACCGGCTTCTACGGCGAGGGCTGCAGCCACCGCTGCCCGCCGTGCCGCGACGGGCATGCCTGCAACCACGTCACCGGCAAGTGTACGCGCTGCAACGCGGGCTGGATCGGCGACCG GTGCGAGACCAAGTGCAGCAATGGCACTTACGGCGAGGACTGTGCATTCGTGTGCGCCGATTGCGGCAGCGGCCACTGCGACTTCCAGTCCGGGCGTTGCCTGTGCAGCCCCGGCGTCCATGGGCCCCA CTGTAACCTGACGTGCCCGCCTGGGCTCCATGGCGTGGACTGCGCCCAGGCCTGCAGTTGCCACGAGGACTCGTGCGACCCGGTCACGGGTGCCTGCCGCCTGG AGACCAACCAGCGCAAGGGCGTGATGGGCGCGGGCGCGTTGCTTGCCCTGCTCCTCGGCCTGCTGCTGTCGCTGCTCGGCTGCTGCTGCGCCTGCCGCGGCAAGGACCCGACGCGCCG gGAGCTCCAGCTCGGGAGGAAGAAGGCGCCGCAGCGACTGTGCGGGCGCTTCAGCCGTATCAGCATGAAGCTGCCTCGGATCCCGCTCCGCAGGCAGAAGCTGCCGAAGGTTGTAG tggCCCATCACGACCTGGATAACACACTCAACTGCAGTTTCCTGGAGCCACCCTCAGGGCTGGAGCAGCCCTCTCCATCATGGTCCTCCCgggcctccttctcttcctttgacACCACGGATGAAGGCCCTGTGTACTGTGTACCCCATGAAG AGACCGCAACAGAAAGCCAGGATGCGGAGCCCCCCACCGCGCCTTCGGAGGCGCTGGCATCATCCCCCGCGCCGGTGACCACGCTGGCGTCCGCAGAGGAGGCGACACCCCTCCCCGCGTCCTCTGACAGTGAGCGGTCGGCGTCGAGCGTGGAGGGGCCAGGCGGAGCGCTGTATGCGCGCGTGGCCAGGCGCGAGGCCCGGCCGGCCCGGGCCCGGGGCGAGGCTGGAGGCTTGTCGCTTTCGCCATCTCCCGAGCGCAGGAAGCCGCCTCCACCCGACCCTGCCACCAAGCCCAAGGTGTCCTGGATCCACGGCAAGCACGGCGCTGCCGCCGCTGCCCGT GGCCCCCGAGAGAAGCCGGCGCCGCCACAGAAGGCCAAGCGCTCAGTGCTGCCCGCCTCGTCTGCCCGCGCGTCCCCCGCGCCGGAGATCCCGGGGCCCGAGAAGGCGGCAGCCGGAGCGCCCGCGCCCGACACCCCCAGGAAGAAGACCCCCATCCAGAAGCCACCGCGCAAGAAGAGCCGGGAAGCGGCGGGCGACCTGGGCAGGGCGGGCGCGCCCACCCTGTAG